From Armatimonadota bacterium:
GCTGCACCCTGCCCGAATCCCTGCCGGGCCACCACCTTACGCCATGTATTATACCCTACCGGAGGCCTCCTCACATCCGCTCGGGCACCCGGATCCCCAGCAACCCCAGTCCCGTCCGCATGACGGTGGCCACCCCCGCCACCAGCCTGACCCGGGTGGCCCGCAGTCCCGGGTCGGGGGTCTGCAGCACCGGAACCTCGTGGTAGAAGGCGTGGAACGCCTGGGCGAGATCGTACAGGTGGTTGGCCACCAGGTGCGGCGAGTAGGTGTGGGTGGCCTCCCACACGACGTCCGGAAACCGCCCCAGGGACCGCAGCAGCGCCCACTCCCGGGCCCCCTCCGCCACCCGGGGGTCGAACGGCCCCTCCAGGGCCTCGGCGCCGCCCCGGCGCAGGATGCCGCGGGCCCGCACGTAGGTGTACTGCAGGTAGGGGGCGCTGTCCCCTTCCAGGGACAGCATGCGGTCCCAATCGAAGGTGATGTTCTTGACCCGGTTCTGGGACAGGTCGGCGTACTTGAGGGCGCCGATGCCCACGATCCGGGCGACCTCGGCCCGTTCGTCCTCGGGCAGCTCGGGGTTCTTGGCGTCCACCAGCGCCCGGGCGCGGGCGATGGCCTCCGAAAGCACGTCCTCCAGGAACACCACCCGGCCCCGGCGGGTGCTCATCCGGCCTTCGGGCAGCGTGATGAGGCCGAAGTCCACGTGGGCGTAGGTGACCTGGGTGAACCCCAGCTTGCGCAGGGCGGCGAACAGCTGCTGGAAGTGCAGCCGCTGCTCGCTGCCCACCACGTAGATCAGCTGGACGGGATTCCACGTGCGGATGCGGTAGATGGCGGCGGCCAGGTCCCGGGTGACGTACAGGGTGGCGCCGTCCCGCCGCCGCAGCACCAGCGGGGTCGAGATGCCCACGTCGTCCAGGCGGATGATGAGCGCCCCCTCGTCCTCCACCGCCACCCCGGCCCGGAGCGCCATCTCGATGACCTCGCCCACCTTGTCGGCGTAGAAACTCTCGCCCAGCACGTGGTCGAACCGCACCTCCAGCAGATCGTAGATGCGGTTGAAGGCGGCCAGGCTGTGGTCGACGAACTCGCGCCACAGGGCCCGGGCCTGGGGGTCCCCCTGCTCCAGCCGCAGGGACCACTCGCGTCCCCGCTCCTCCAGGGACGCGTCCCGCTCGGCCTCGCGCTCGAACTGCACGTACACCCGCAGCAGCTCCCGCAGGGGGTCGCGCCGGTAGGCCTCCCGATCCCCCCACGTCAGGAAGGCATACAGGAGCTTGCCGAACTGGGTTCCCCAGTCGGCGATGTGGTTCACCCCCACCGGGCGGTAGCCGGTGAAGGCAAACAGCCGGTACAGGGCGTCGCCGATGATGGTGGACCGCAGGTGCCCCACCGACATGGGCTTGGCCACGTTGGGCGAGGAGTAGTCGATGACCACGGCGCGCCCGCCTCCGGCGTCGGTGCTGCCGTAGCGGCCGCCCAGGGCGGCCAGTTCGTCCAGCACGCCCCGGGCCACCGGCGGACGGTCGAAGGCGATGTTGAGGTACCCGCCCTCGGCCCGCGCCTCGGCCACCAGCGGGCCCGCCCCAACCGCCTCGGCCAGACGGCGCGCCACCTCCGCGGGCGGCTGCCGCAGGCGCGCGGCCAGGGCGAAGCAGGGCACGGCCAGATCGGCCGCCACGCCCGCCGGCGGCACGGACGCCGGCAGGGAGAGGTCGGCGGCCGCCCCGGGCGCGAGGCTGTCCAGCGCGGCCCGCACCGCGTCCAGCGCCTGCTGCCTGGCGGCCTGATAGGTGTAGGTGGTCACTGCCTCTGCGCCAGGATCACCTCGACGGTGCGCCGCGAGGTGTCCCGGACGATGTCCAGGCGCACCCGGTCGCCCGGGCGGCGGGTGAAGAGCTCCCGGATGAAGTCGTTCCAGTTGGCCACCGGCCGCCCGTCCACGGCGACGATGATGTCCCCCGGCTGGATGCCCGCCGCCGCCGCCGGCCCCCGCGGATCCACGTCCCGCACGATCACCCCGTGATCCACGGGCAGGTTGTACTGGCGGGCGATGCTGCGGTCCACGTCCCCGCCCCACACCACACCCACGTAGGGGCGGATGACCCGCCCGCTGCGGATGAGCTGGTCCATGATGGCCCGGGCGCTGTCGATGGGGATGGCAAACCCGATGCCCTGGGCCTGGGGCACGATGGCCGTGTTGATGCCGATGACCGCCCCGCTGCTGTCCACCAGGGCCCCTCCGCTGTTGCCGGGGTTGATGGCCGCGTCGGTCTGGATCAGGTTCTCGATGACGAGACCCGGCACCTGGATGCTGCGGTTGAGGGCGGAAATCACCCCCACGGTGACCGTGTGCCCCAGCCCGAAGGGGTTGCCGATGGCGATGGCCAGCTGGCCGACCCGCAGGGTGCTGGAGTGGCCCAGCTGCGCGGCCGGCAGGCGCTCAGGGGTGGTGACCTTCACCACCGCCAGGTCGCTGAACCGGTCGGTGCCCACCACGCGCGCGGCGAACGTCCGCCCCGACAGCAGGGTGACCCGGATCTGCTGGGCGCCCTCCACCACGTGGTTGTTGGTCAGGATGTAGCCGTCCTCGCTGACGATCACGCCCGACCCGGCGCCTTCCTGCGGAAACACGCCGAAGAAGGTCTGCACCTGGGCCACGGTGTCGATGTTGACCACCGCCGGCCGCACGCGTTCCACCACCCGGATGATGGCCGCCTCCTCGGCCAGCAGGCCCGCCGATCCCGCCGCGGGCGGCGGGGGAGCCTGCGCGGCCGCGGGAGCGGGAGGAGCCGCGGGCGGCGCGGGGGCGACGGCGCCTCCCACGTAGCGGGGCAGGACCGCCGAGCCCAGGCCTCCGCCCACCACGGCGGCGGCCAGCAGGACGACCAGCAGGCTTCCCGGCGTTGCGGACAGTCTCATGGTGTCACCCTCCCGTGAGGACGCATCCATTATAACAACGAGGGAAGAGGGAACGGGGAAAGAGGAAGAGAGCACAGAGTGCGGGCGGGTGTTTGCCGGGCCTCGGGAGCCTGGGATATAATCAAACCACCTTCGGTGACCGTCGCGCACCGTGCTGAACTGGTTGCGCCGCCCCAAGTATGGATCCCTCCAGCGCCGCGAGATGCCGGCGGGCCTGTGGGCCCGCTGCCCCCGGTGCCAGAAACTCGTCTACCGCAAGGAACTGGAGCGCCACCTGCGGGTGTGTCCCCGGTGCGGGTACCACCACCGCCTGTCGGCGGCCGAACGCCTGGAGATCACCCTGGACCCCGGCAGCTTCCGGGAGTACGACGCCGGGCTCACCTCCACCGACCCCCTGGCCTTTGAGGGCTACGCGGCCAAACTCGCCGAAGCCCGGGCCCGCACGGGCCGGGCCGAGGCGGTCCTGACGGGCGAGGGAACCATCGAGGGCTGGCGGGCGGTGGTGGGTGCGCTCGACTTCTTCTTCATGGGGGGGTCCATGGGCTCGGCGGTGGGCGAGAAGGTGGCCCGGGCCGCCGAGCGGGCGCGGGAGTCGCGGCTGCCACTGATCGTCTTTTCGGCGTCGGGCGGCGCCCGCATGCAGGAGGGCGTGCTGTCCCTCATGCAGCTGGCCAAGACCGGCGCCGCCGTCGGGCGCCTCCACGACGCCGGGATCCCGTACATCTCGGTCCTGTGCGACCCCACCACCGGCGGGGTGACCGCCTCGTTCGCGTTCCTGGGAGACGTCATCCTGGCCGAACCGGGGGCGCTGATCGGGTTCGCCGGCCGCCGGGTCATCGAGCAGACCATCCGCCGGCGGCTGCCCGACGACTTCCAGACGGCGGAGTTCTGCCTGCAGAAGGGGCTGATCGACATGGTGGTGCCGCGGGCGGAGATGCGGTCCACCCTGGCGCGGCTGCTGTCCTTCTTCGGAGCTCCCCGGGCGGCTCCGCCGGAACCGGCCCCCGCGCATCCATGACCTCCCTCCCCCCGGACCGGGACGGACCGCCCGCGGGTCCCCTCACCCCCTGGCAGGTGGTCCAGCTGGCCCGCCACCCCCAGCGGCCGCGGCTGGTGGACTACCTGGCGGGCCTGTTCACCGACGTCATGGAACTGCACGGCGACCGCCTCTACCGGGACGACCCGGCGCTGCTGGCCGCCCTGGCCCGGTTCGACGGGGAGCCGGTGGTGGTGGTGGGCCACAATAAAGGAAAGGACACCCGGGAAAACGTGGCCCGCAACTTCGGGATGCCCTATCCGGAAGGCTATCGCAAGGCTCTGCGGGCCATGCGCCTGGCGGAGAAGTTCCGCTATCCGGTTCTCAGCTTCGTCGACACTCCCGGAGCGTACCCGGGGGACGAAGCCGAAGAGCGCGGCCAGGCCGAGGCCATCGCCCGCAACATCCAGGAGATGAGCCGCCTGCGCACCCCCATCCTGGTGGTGATCACCGGCGAAGGCGGCAGCGGCGGCGCCCTGGCCATCGGGGTGGGCGACGTGATCCTGATGCTTCAGCACGCCGTGTACACCGTGATCTCCCCCGAAGGGTGCGCCGCCATCCTGTGGCACGACGCCTCCCGGGCCGAGGACGCGGCGGCCGCCCTGCGGCTCACCGCCACCGATCTGCTGGCCCTCGGGGTGGTGGACGAGGTGGTCCCGGAACCTCCCGGAGGCGCCCACGCCGATCCCGATGCGGCGGTGGTGGCGGTGCGGGACGCCCTGGGCCGCCACCTGCCGGCGCTCCGGCAGACGCCGGTGGAGGTCCTGCTGGAGCGCCGGTACGCCAAGTACCGCCGGATGGGCCGGGTGGTGGAGGTGGCGCCGTGAGGGGCAGGAAGAAGGAACAGGGACGAGGGAAGAGGGAAGAGGGGAGGATGGCGTGAGCGAGGATTCCCGGCTCGACCTCGACCAGATCCGGGCGGTGATCCAGATCGCCAGCGAGGCGGCCGACATCGCCGAGCTGGAGGTCCAGTCGCCCACCCTGCGGATTTCGGTCAAGAAGGCGGCCGCGGCGACACCCAAGGCGCCCGCGGCGCCGGCCGGCCCACCCGCCCCCGCACCGGCGGGCGGAGCGCTGCCGGCGGCGGAGCCCGACCACCTGGTGGCCATCACCGCCCCCATGGTCGGCACCTTTTACCGCGCCCCCAGCCCCGACGCGCCGCCGTTCGTCAGCGAGGGAGACCTGGTGGAGCCGGGCCAGACGGTGTGCATCATCGAGGCCATGAAGCTGTTCAACGAGATCCAGAGCGAGGTCCGGGGCCGGATCGCCCGCATCCTGGTGGAGAACGCCGCCCCCGTGGAGTACGGGCAGACCCTGATGCTGGTGGACACGTCGGCGGACGGGGCCTGACCCCCGGCGCCGGCGGTCCGCCCCCGGGGCCCTCCCCGCCCCGGCGCGGAGGCCCGCGGGATGTTCAGTAAGCTGCTGATCGCCAACCGGGGCGAGATTGCCGTCCGGATCATCCGGGCGTGCCGGGAGCTGGGGATCCGCACGGTGGCCGTCTACTCCGAGGCCGACCGCGGGGCCCTGCACGTGCGGATGGCCGACGAGGCATTCTGCATCGGCCCCCCGCCGGCGGCGGACTCCTACCTCAACATTCCCAACATCATGAGCACGGCGGAGCTGCTGGGGGTGGACGCCATCCACCCCGGGTACGGCTTCCTGGCCGAGAATCCGCACTTTGCCGAGATCTGCCGGGACGTCAACATCACCTTCGTCGGCCCCTCCCCCGAGGCCATCGCCGCCATGGGCAACAAGGCGGCGGCCCGGCAGCGGATGAAGGCCGCCGGCGTGCCGGTCATCCCCGGCAGCGACGGACCCGTGCGCAGCGAGGCGGAGGCGTGGGAGCTGGCGCGCTCCCTGGGCTTTCCCCTGATCGTCAAGGCCTCGGCCGGCGGGGGAGGGCGGGGAATGCGGATCGTCCACACCCGGGAGGAGTTGCGGCGGGCCCTGCAGACGGCCCAGGCGGAGGCCGAGGCGGCCTTCGGCAGCGGCGAGCTCTACCTGGAAAAGTATGTGGAGGAACCCCGCCACATCGAGGTCCAGATCCTGGCCGACGCCCACCACAACATCATCCACCTGGGGGCCCGGGATTGCTCCATCCAGCGGCGGCACCAGAAGCTGCTGGAGGAGTCGCCGCCGCCGGGCCTGCGCGACCGCTTCCTGCGGGCCCTGGGCAAGGCCGCCGTGCGCGCGGCCCACGCCATCAACTACACCGGCGCCGGCACCGTGGAGTTCCTGGTGGACCGGGACGGCCACTTCTACTTCATGGAGATGAACACCCGCATCCAGGTGGAGCACCCGGTGACCGAGATGGTGACCGGGGTGGACATCGTCAAGTGGCAGATCCGCATCGCCGCCGGGGAGCGCCTCACCCTCCACCAGGGGGAGGTGGAGTTCCGGGGGCACGCCATCGAGTGCCGGATCAACGCCGAAGACCCGCGCCACGACTTCCGCCCGGCGCCGGGGACCCTCACCGCGTTCGTGCCGCCGGGCGGGCCCGGGGTGCGGGTGGACACCCACGCCTTCGCCGGCTACACCATCCCGCCCTACTACGACTCTCTGGTGGCCAAGGTCATCGCGTGGGGAGCCGACCGGACCGAGGCCATCGCCCGCATGCGGCGCGCGCTGCAGGAGTTCGAGATCGCGGGGGTGCCCACCACCATTCCCTTCCACCTGATGGTGCTGGACAACGCCTTTTTCCGCCGGGGCGAGGTGTACACCAACTTCGTGCAGCGCCGCATCGACCTGGCCGCGCTGGCGTCGGCCGCCTCCCCCGGACGGTAGGACCCGCCCTCACCCCTCCGCCCCCGGCACCCCCAGGGCGCCCGTCCGCTGCAGGACCACCGCCGCCGCCCCCACGACCCCGGCGTCGTCGCCCAAGGCCGCCGGCACGATCTCCGCATCCCGCGCGGGGCGCTCGAAGGCGAGCTGGCGGGCCGTCCGCCGCACCGGGTCCAGCAGCAACGCCCCGGCCTTGCTCACGCCTCCGCCGATCACCACCCGCCGGGGGTTGAGAAGGTTGAGCAGGTTGGCCACCCCCACCCCCACGTAGAACCCCGCCCGCTCGAAGATCTCGCGGGCCACGGCGTCGCCCCGGCCGGCCTCCCGGGCCACGACTTCGGCGGACAGACGCGCGGGGTCCGCCCCCAGGGCCGCGAGGGAGGTCGGGCGCCCCGCGGCCACCGCCTCGGCGGCCATGCGGGCGATGGCGCGCCCGGAGGCCAGCGCCTCCAGGTGCCCGCGCCGCCCGCACCCGCACACCGGCCCGTCCAGGTCCACCACCGTGTGGCCGATCTCCCCGGCGGTGCCGCTGCAGCCCTGCACCAGGCGGTGGCCCAGGATGATGCCTCCTCCGATGCCGGTGCTGACGGTGATGTAGACCAGGTCGGCGACACCCCGGCCGGCCCCCACCCACCACTCGCCTACGGCCGCGGCGTTCGCGTCGTTTTCCACGTGGCAGGGCAGGCCCAGCCGCGCGGCCAGCAGGGCGGCCAGGGGTACGTCGCGCCACCCGGGAAGGTTGGCCGGCTCGTAGACCACGCCGGTCTGCGGGTCCAGGGGGCCGGGCGCTCCCACCCCCACCCCCAGGCAGTCGGCGCGGGGCAGACTGGCGTCGGCCAGGACTCCCTCGACGGTCGCGGCGATGGCCTCCACCACCGCCTCGGGCCCTGCCTGGGGTGTGGCCACCCGCCGGCGCGCCCGCACATCCCCGGAGGGCTCGACCAGCGCCGTCAGGATCTTGGTGCCGCCCAGGTCGACCCCGATCACGTACATCGTCCCACCCCCCGGTGACCCGCATCTCTCCGGGCGATCCTGCCCGGGCAGTAGGAGTCCCGCCCCCGCCCCCGGAAGAATAACAGGCCGGGCCGCGTACAGCCGGTCCGGGGAGGTGCAGCCGTGCCGGGTGTGCTGACCACGTTCGCCCTGGCGGTGGCGGCGATCATCGTGGGCATTTCCATCATCAGCGCCGCCATCAAGGTGGTCCGGGAGTACCAGCGCCTGGTGGTGTTCCGCCTGGGCAAGGCCATCGGCCAGCGGGGCCCCGGACTGGTCTTTCTGATCCCCATCGTGGACAAGGCGGTGTGGGTGGACCTGCGGGAGTTCTTCCTGGAGATCCCCTCCCAGACCTGCATCACCAAGGACAACGCCCCCATCAACATCGACTTCCTGATCTACTTCAAGGTGTTCGATCCGGAGAAGTCGGTCATCCAGGTGGCCGACTTCGCGGGGGCTGCCCGCGGGATCGCCACCACCACCCTGCGGGCGGTGGTGGGCGACATCTCCCTGGACGACGTCCTGGCCAAGCGGGAGCAGATCAACCAGGTCCTGCGGGCCAAGCTGGACGAGGTCACCGAGCGGTGGGGGGTCAAGGTCACCACGGTGGAGATCCGCGAAATCCTGCCCCCGCGCGAAGTGCAGGAGGCGATGACCAAGCAGATGTCCGCGGAGCGCAACCGCCGCGCCCTGGTGACCGAGGCCGACGGGAAGCGGGAGGCGGCCATCAAGGTGGCCGAGGGCGAAAAGCAGGCCGCCATCCTCAAGGCCGAGGGCGACCGCCAGGCGGCCATCCTGCGGGCCGAGGGCTTCTCCCTGGCCCTGGACAAGATCTACTCGGTGGCCCGCAACGTGGACAGCAAGACCATGACCCTGCAGTACCTGGAGGCCCTCAAGGCCCTGGGAGAGGGCGCGTCTACCAAGTTCATCTTCCCGATGGAGTTCACCCGGCTGCTGCAGCCTCTGGTGGACATGGCCCGGGAGTCAGGCCGCAGCGAGCGCCCACCCAATGCGCCCTAGTCTGTCCTGTCGGAATGCAAGTGTTTGCACTTGAGGGCTTGGCCGTCGTGAAACCAGCAGGGCCATCGCCCAATCTCCAACCGAGGTTTTGGTACCATCAAGACCTTGGGAAGGGGTGGGCAGATGACCCTCGAGGAGCGTGTACTACGACACCGCCTCACCGTCATCCAGCGCGCGGCCGCCCTGTGCAACGTCAGCCAAGCCTGCCTGGAGTTCGGGATCTCGGCCCCCCACGGCGATACCTTCCACATGAACCCCGCACACGCCGCCATCACGGGATACGGGCCACAACGACCTGCCTTTCATCCCGCCCGCCGGGCTTTCACCCGTCATCACGCGCTGCTACCGCGGCTATGATGTTTTGAAGGCCGGTAGCACCTCGGTACCCAGGAGAGTGATCTCCTCCATGATAAAGGCGTGGGGCGTATGGGGGCCGTAGAGCCGGAAAATGAGATGATCGCAGCCCAACCGCTCGGCGAAGAATTTGACGCCTGCGATAACATCTTCAGGCGACCCGACGATAAACCGCTCCGTTCCGAGTGCTTCCATGTCATGCGCCTGATCGGGGTGGACCAGTCGGTGTCGCCAGCCGCCTCCGTACTCATCCCGATAGATGGGCAGCAGGTAACGTTCGGCGGCGGCCAACGCCTTCGACCTGGTGGGAGCCACGATCAGCTCGCGCGTCAATACTCGAGGCCGCGCCCCGGGATCTCCACCAGCCCGACGCACGAACTCCTCGTACTGGGCGCGGCATGCCATCAGCTGCCGGAGGTCGGCGACAGGCCCCGGAATCCACGCATCGGCGTACACTGCCGCTCGGCGAAGATTCTCCCGTCCCCACCCCCCGGCCCACACCGGGAACGGCACCCATGGCTCCACAGCGAGAGGAGCCAAGTGGAAGAACCTGCCATGAAACGCCGCACCGTCCTGCCTCATGAGATGGCGGATCGCCACCAGCGCTTCCTCATACCGTCTCCCCCGCTCGGTTAGGGAGACGCCATACGCGGCGTACTCCTCCTCCCGATACCCCATGCCCACACCCAGGATGAACCGTCCTCGCGACAGCGCCTGCAGCATCGCCGCCTCTTCGACCACTCGACGCGGATGATAGAAAGGCAGGATGATGACGTTCGTGCCCAGAAAAATGCGCTCGGTCCGCGCGGCCAGCGCGGACAGCATCAGCAACGGCGACGGCCAGTAATGGTCCTGTACTCCGTGATGTTCTGAAAGCCATACCGAATCGAAACCCATCTCCTCCGCATGAATCACTTCAGCCAGAGCTTCCTCCGTCAGCGTGCCCCCTTCGGTAGGCTGAATGCCGAACTTCATCTCAGCGCCTCCTGCAGACGCCGGAGGGTCGCACGCACTGCCGCGATTTTGGGTCGCACGTGGGTCTCGATCACGAGATACCCGTCATATCCATCGGCGAGCAGAGCGCTCACTTGGCCCCGCCAGTCGATCTCACCGTGGGTTGCCCACTCAATGTGCCCGGACACGTGCCGCCGCGCATCTTTGACGTGTACATGACCAACCAGACCGCGCACCGCGGCATAGCCATCCGGATACGGGCACTCCCCTGCAGCGAAGGCGTTGCCCGGATCCCAGTTCACCTGCAATGCGGGTGACCCGATCTGGCGGACCAGCGCGGCCGTGCGCGCCCCTGTATCCGCCCAACAAATGTGTTCGTTCTCCAGGAGCAGCGTGACCCCCGCCTGCTCCGCTGCCTTGGCAGCTTCCCTCAAGACCTCTGTCACGACGGGCGGCGTGGTCTCCGCACCTGGCGACTTCACCACACCGAACACGATCACGCGGCGGCAGCCCAGCTCGTGAGCAAATGCCAGGCTCTCCTTTAATAGCGTCGTCCGATGATCCTCCCACACCGCTGATTGTCGGCGCTCTCGCACCCACTCCTCCCGATCCTGCCAGCGAAGCACCTGAAAGCCCTCGGTCACCGGCTCCGGGAGTGGAATCTTGAACAGCCCCGGGGAAATGGCCACTACTCGCATACCGAACCGGTCCAAAAGCTGTGGAAGCCGACGGCGCCAATACGGATCGAGCCGCGGTACCCGGCGACCGCCCACGCCACGCAACTCTACCTCGTGAATCCCCAGCTCCGCTGCCAGCTCCAAGGCAGTCTCCGCATCGTCGCTGAGCTCGTCAGTAACAACCGAAATCTTCATCTGTTCAGCCACTGCCGCAGCCGCTGCGTACTGCGCATCATCCCCTCGGTTGCCGGCGGCAAGTCACCGGGGTGCCAGCGACGTTCATACTCCAGCGACAGCACACCATCATAGCCCATCCGGCGCAGCCCGGCCAGAATCGCAGGCCACGGGACAATCCCGTCACCCACAACGCAGGACCTGACGATCCGCGCCTCCTGTTCCACGTGGCTCACGTCTCTGGCCGTGAAGGGACGGGACGTGTCAGTAAACACAAAGTCCTTCACGTGGACATATGCGATGAGGCCCGCGAGTCGCTCCAGCGCATCTTCCCACGCCTCGGCCCCAATGAATCCCAGATTGGCTTGGTCGTAGAGAACGCGCACGTGCGGATGATCGACGGCGCGCACCAGTGCCGCAGTGCGGGCTGCGGTATCGGCCATGGTATTAAAGTGGTTTTCCACGCAGATGACCACGCCAAGGCGTTGTGCGCGCGCACCTAGTTCACACAGAGATTCAACCAGCCGCGCCCACCGTTCGTCCCACTTGCCGTCTCCCGGGAGAAACCGACCGCCATACAGACGCACCCACCGCGCGCCGAGCACCGCCGCCCCGTGGAGCGCGCGGGTATAGGCGTCGATGGAAGCGCGCCAGACTGCCGGGTCGAGGTCGTTGAAACGCGCTTCGTAAGGCGTGATCGCAACGATGGAAATACCCGCCTGAGATGCATGGCGGCGAAGATCGCGTAACGTCGCCTCGCTGGCCGCTGGATCGATGCCACACCGATAGTTCTCCTGCCAAATGACCTCGGCCCCTTCCAGGCCGAGCCGCGCGAAGAAGTCCAGCGCCTCAGGCACCGAGTATTCAGGTGTCCCCATGGTGTGGCCGGCCAGTTTCATACGCTGAGATCGGGCAAACCAGCGGCCCTCAAAATCCGGTCGGTTAAGCGGTGCGTCTCCAACGCATCCCGGGCAGGCGTCCGGACGGGCTGACCCGTTTGTACCGCTACCAGAAACTGCTCTACCTCCTGACGGAACCCCAGCCTGTCATGAACCGATGCCCAGCCCATGGACAACGGCGTCAGGTTGGTGACGTGCCCTTGACGGTTGTCGACAACCATCACCGACTCCGGTGCCTCGACCAGAACGCTCTTGCCGCGGCCATAGGTGGCCACGCGCTCCATCCACTGACCGCATGAGCGGTTGGCCACCAACACACCCAGAGTCCGGGCAAAACGGATCTGTGCCACACACGACGTCTCATAATAGCGGTCCTCGAACTGGCTCCACGCCGTGATGTCGCGTGCCTCGCCACAGATCCACCGCATCAGATCGATCATGTGAATCGCGTTTTCCAGCGTGGCCCGATATTCGGTGCCCGGGCGGTTCTTCTCGGCAATCATCACCTCGGGCGGATCATGCTCCCATTCCCTGTGCAACGCCTCGTACGCCGGTGCGTACCGCCGATTAAAACCCACCATAAGCAAGGTGCCGGTGGCTTCCGCAGTATGCACCAGAGCCTCGGCGTCGGCAAGCGTGGTGGCCATGGGTTTCTCCAGGAAGACCGCTATGCCCCGGCGCAGCAACGCCGACGCAATTGCCGCGTGGGTCTCCTTCGGCGTCAGGACAAATGCGCAGTCAGCGTCCACATCATCCAATGTCTCGTACACCCGCGGGATGTTGAATGCAGCCGCCACAGCGCGGGCTCGCTCGCTGGTGCGGCTCATGACGCCGGCAACGGTGCAGTTGCTGGCAAGCAATATGGGAAGATAGATCGACCGGGCAATGGATCCCACGCCAATAACCGCTACCCGCAGCATGCGTCACATCACCCTACACGCGCAGTACGCCCATCTTGTACAGCACACCCTGAATCCGGGCTCGGTAGTCGAGGAACTCCGGCCTTGCCAGGATGTCCGCCGTACGGGGCCGGGGCAGCGACACCGGGACGATGTCCGCCAGCCGTCCCGGCCGGGAGGTCATGATTACCACTCGGTCGCCCAACAGGATGGCCTCGGCGATGTCATGGGTGACGAACAATACTGTATTCCGCCACTCCATCCACAAGCGCTCCAGGTCGACACGAATCTGTTCTCGCGTTAGAGCATCCAGGGCCCCGAATGGTTCATCCATGAGGAGCAGTCGTGGATTGTGGATGATGGCCCGCGCAATGGCCACCCGCTGCCGCATACCCCCCGACAGTTCAAACGGGTACTTGGTCTCGAATCCGCGCAGGCCCATTCGTCCCAGCAGAGCCCGCGCGGATGGTAGGAACGCCGAGCGCGAAAGTCCCCGGAGATCGATCTGCAAAAGAACGTTGTCAAGGACGGTGCGCCAGTCCAGCAGCAAGTGATCCTGGAAGACCATGCCGATTTCCCGAACCGGTCCCTGCACCGGCTTGCCGTCGACGCGCACGTGCCCCCGTGTGGGCTGCAACAGCCCGGCCACCGCCAGCAGCAGCGTACTCTTCCCACAGCCCGACGGTCCGAGAATCGATACGAACTCACCTGAGCGCACCGACAGACTCACGCCCGCGAGCGCCGCCACCGGCCCCGACGGAGACCAGTAGGTAACTTCGAGATGATCTACCTCAACCGCGTAATCCATCAGCGCCCCGGTAGACTGTCCGGCAGAAAGCTCTGGTCATAATAGTATTTGGGGCCGTACCGACCGGTGAGGCCCATGTACCGCGCCAGCAGCACCACCGTGTCAAGCCAGTCTTTGTCGGTTGCCTTCATGAGTTCGTTGGAACTCTTGCTGAAAAGACTGCTGATCGCCACCGCCAGCTGGTCACGAGCAATCGCCTCATTAAGCGCAGGAATGTACCGC
This genomic window contains:
- a CDS encoding Gfo/Idh/MocA family oxidoreductase — encoded protein: MLRVAVIGVGSIARSIYLPILLASNCTVAGVMSRTSERARAVAAAFNIPRVYETLDDVDADCAFVLTPKETHAAIASALLRRGIAVFLEKPMATTLADAEALVHTAEATGTLLMVGFNRRYAPAYEALHREWEHDPPEVMIAEKNRPGTEYRATLENAIHMIDLMRWICGEARDITAWSQFEDRYYETSCVAQIRFARTLGVLVANRSCGQWMERVATYGRGKSVLVEAPESVMVVDNRQGHVTNLTPLSMGWASVHDRLGFRQEVEQFLVAVQTGQPVRTPARDALETHRLTDRILRAAGLPDLSV
- a CDS encoding ABC transporter ATP-binding protein yields the protein MDYAVEVDHLEVTYWSPSGPVAALAGVSLSVRSGEFVSILGPSGCGKSTLLLAVAGLLQPTRGHVRVDGKPVQGPVREIGMVFQDHLLLDWRTVLDNVLLQIDLRGLSRSAFLPSARALLGRMGLRGFETKYPFELSGGMRQRVAIARAIIHNPRLLLMDEPFGALDALTREQIRVDLERLWMEWRNTVLFVTHDIAEAILLGDRVVIMTSRPGRLADIVPVSLPRPRTADILARPEFLDYRARIQGVLYKMGVLRV